In Inquilinus sp. Marseille-Q2685, the following proteins share a genomic window:
- a CDS encoding endonuclease/exonuclease/phosphatase family protein has translation MTDAPLRLLTWNIHAGIGPDGRYDLDRVVALVQRHEPDIVALQEVDSRGRGNGPDSPFALLSTALGPHTAAARTIVAPDGHYGHLLISRWPLSAIQLHDLTHSRREPRCAVEAMVSAPAGPLHLASVHLGLAFSERRRQAAMLARIADSAARTSVMLGDFNDWTWNGAVRRSLAEVLPARTPQRTYPARCPVLTLDRVYCRPRHALLRSWVDPEGRHVSDHLPLIAEIRVDPVPMASEPAIRPSR, from the coding sequence GTGACGGACGCGCCGCTCCGCCTCCTGACATGGAACATCCACGCCGGCATCGGCCCGGACGGCCGTTACGACCTGGACCGCGTGGTCGCCCTGGTCCAGCGGCACGAGCCCGACATCGTCGCCCTGCAGGAGGTGGATTCGCGCGGCCGCGGCAACGGCCCCGATTCCCCCTTTGCCCTGCTATCCACGGCGCTCGGCCCCCACACCGCCGCGGCACGGACCATCGTCGCGCCGGACGGGCATTACGGGCATCTTCTGATCAGCCGCTGGCCGCTGTCGGCCATCCAGCTGCACGACCTGACCCATTCCCGCCGGGAGCCGCGCTGCGCCGTCGAGGCCATGGTCTCGGCCCCGGCCGGCCCGCTCCACCTCGCTTCGGTCCATCTCGGCCTCGCCTTCTCGGAGCGGCGCCGCCAGGCGGCGATGCTGGCGCGGATCGCCGACAGCGCCGCGCGGACCTCGGTCATGCTCGGCGATTTCAACGACTGGACCTGGAACGGCGCCGTCCGGCGGTCGCTGGCCGAGGTGCTGCCGGCCCGCACGCCGCAGCGCACCTACCCGGCCCGCTGCCCCGTGCTGACGCTCGACCGCGTGTACTGCCGGCCGCGCCACGCCCTGCTGCGCAGCTGGGTCGATCCCGAGGGCCGGCATGTCTCGGACCATCTGCCGCTAATCGCCGAGATCCGGGTCGATCCGGTTCCGATGGCGTCGGAACCCGCGATCCGGCCGTCTCGTTGA
- a CDS encoding VTT domain-containing protein, with translation MRVIRSTAVVDQEADRPAETSVLRPRRNVWRIEQARRAAVLVDAAAYFGALRSAMRQAKHRILVIGWDIDSRPPLVGPEGEPEDGLPATLGDFLCALVRERPELSVKLLLWNYSLYYALEREPLPLLALQWSTPPQIELCLDDEIPVGSSHHQKIVVIDDAVAFVGGLDLTIRRWDTSCHRPEHPGRVDPAGVAYPPFHDVQMAVDGPAARALAELARWRWERATYEALPAVAARSVPWPEQVEADFRDVAVGISRTLPLYPGEGEVREIEALFEDMIDTAQEAIYIENQFLTSAHMAERLARRMQDVPALQAVIVAPRIHHSWVEHRAMAPGRIRFMEILRAGGVAGRVRLLHPQAGRDGATADVMVHSKLMIVDDRLLRVGSANLCNRSMGVDSECDLTIEAIDADERRAIRRIRARLLAEHCGVEPEEMDRRIRETGSLLVAIAAAGTERRLVPVDDHQPVADERGWTLAGFADPRHPLPATGLIDRALASVKARWRGLLRIAPIIIAALLLALAWSTTDLAGWAQPERLQQSLHGLAGTGWGPPLVIAAFVLGGMVMFPVTVLIAATAAAYGAWPGLAYAGAGALASALAGYLVGLMAGENALRAVMGPRLHRIRDGIARRGVVAVATIRLVPVAPFTLVNLVAGAARIPILDFVLGTALGLAPGLLVLSTLGDRILSILRDPSLAEIGILLAVLAAWIALSVGLQALVSRRRRSRS, from the coding sequence GTGAGGGTCATTCGAAGCACCGCGGTCGTCGACCAGGAGGCGGACCGACCCGCCGAGACATCCGTGCTGCGGCCGCGGCGGAACGTCTGGCGGATCGAGCAGGCCCGCCGGGCCGCGGTGCTGGTCGACGCCGCCGCCTATTTCGGGGCGTTGCGCTCGGCGATGCGGCAGGCGAAGCACCGGATCCTGGTGATCGGCTGGGACATCGACAGCCGGCCGCCCCTGGTCGGACCGGAGGGCGAGCCCGAGGACGGGCTGCCGGCCACGCTGGGCGATTTCCTCTGCGCCCTTGTCCGCGAGCGGCCCGAGCTGTCCGTCAAGCTGCTGCTCTGGAACTATTCGCTGTACTACGCGCTGGAGCGCGAGCCCCTGCCGCTGCTCGCCCTGCAATGGAGCACGCCGCCGCAGATCGAGCTGTGCCTCGACGACGAGATCCCCGTCGGCTCCTCCCACCACCAGAAGATCGTGGTGATCGACGATGCGGTCGCCTTCGTCGGCGGGCTGGACCTGACGATCCGTCGCTGGGACACCTCGTGCCACCGGCCGGAGCATCCCGGCCGGGTCGACCCGGCCGGCGTCGCCTACCCGCCCTTCCACGATGTCCAGATGGCCGTCGACGGCCCCGCGGCGCGGGCCCTGGCCGAGCTCGCCCGCTGGCGCTGGGAGCGCGCGACATACGAGGCGCTGCCGGCCGTCGCCGCCCGGTCCGTGCCGTGGCCCGAGCAGGTCGAGGCGGATTTCCGCGACGTCGCCGTCGGCATTTCGCGGACGCTGCCGCTGTACCCTGGCGAGGGCGAGGTGCGCGAGATCGAGGCCCTGTTCGAGGACATGATCGATACGGCGCAGGAGGCGATCTACATCGAGAACCAGTTCCTGACCTCCGCTCACATGGCCGAACGCCTGGCCCGCCGGATGCAGGACGTCCCGGCGCTGCAGGCCGTGATCGTGGCCCCGCGCATCCATCACAGCTGGGTCGAGCATCGCGCCATGGCGCCCGGCCGCATCCGGTTCATGGAGATCCTGCGCGCCGGCGGCGTCGCCGGCCGGGTCCGGCTGCTGCACCCGCAGGCCGGCCGCGACGGCGCGACGGCCGACGTCATGGTCCATTCCAAGCTGATGATCGTGGACGACCGGCTTCTGCGGGTCGGCTCCGCCAATCTCTGCAACCGCTCGATGGGCGTGGACAGCGAATGCGACCTGACCATCGAGGCCATCGACGCCGATGAGCGCCGGGCCATCCGGCGCATCCGCGCCCGTCTGCTGGCCGAGCATTGCGGGGTCGAGCCGGAGGAGATGGACCGGCGGATCCGCGAGACCGGATCCCTGCTGGTCGCGATCGCGGCCGCCGGGACGGAACGCCGGCTGGTGCCGGTCGACGACCATCAGCCGGTCGCGGACGAGCGGGGCTGGACTCTCGCCGGCTTCGCCGATCCCCGCCATCCGCTGCCGGCGACCGGCCTGATCGACCGCGCCCTGGCCTCGGTCAAGGCGCGCTGGCGCGGCCTGCTGCGCATCGCCCCGATCATCATCGCGGCCCTGCTGCTGGCGCTGGCCTGGAGCACCACCGACCTCGCCGGCTGGGCGCAGCCGGAGCGGCTGCAGCAGTCCCTGCACGGCCTGGCGGGAACCGGCTGGGGGCCGCCGCTGGTCATCGCAGCCTTCGTGCTGGGCGGGATGGTGATGTTCCCGGTGACGGTGCTGATCGCCGCGACGGCCGCCGCCTATGGCGCCTGGCCGGGGCTGGCCTATGCCGGGGCCGGCGCGCTGGCCAGCGCCCTCGCCGGCTATCTGGTCGGCCTGATGGCGGGCGAGAATGCCTTGCGCGCCGTCATGGGCCCGCGGCTGCACCGGATCCGCGACGGCATCGCCCGCCGCGGGGTAGTCGCCGTCGCCACGATCCGGCTGGTGCCGGTCGCGCCCTTCACCCTGGTCAACCTGGTCGCCGGCGCGGCGCGGATCCCGATCCTCGATTTCGTCCTGGGCACCGCGCTCGGCCTGGCGCCTGGGCTGCTGGTGCTGTCGACGCTGGGCGACCGCATCCTGTCGATCCTGCGCGATCCGTCGCTGGCGGAGATCGGTATCCTGCTGGCGGTCCTGGCCGCCTGGATCGCGCTGTCCGTCGGGCTGCAGGCGCTGGTCAGCCGGAGGCGGCGCTCACGGTCGTGA